Proteins co-encoded in one Cupriavidus nantongensis genomic window:
- a CDS encoding NAD(P)/FAD-dependent oxidoreductase: MSGAAQARTGRYDVAVLGAGAAGMMCAAVAGQNGARVVLIDHATRLAEKIRISGGGRCNFTNLQAGPANYLSSNPHFCRSALARYTPQDFLALMRRHGIAWHEKHRGQLFCNDSAEDVIAMLRAECDTGQVRWQTGCTVAEIRREGDDFLLLTAAGTVRAGALVVATGGLSIPKIGASDFGYRIARQFGMGIVETRPALVPLTFDGNDWAPFVPLAGVSLEVDIATGSGKAAGAFREDLLWTHRGLSGPAVLQISSYWRPGTPVAIDLFDGEDAAAWLLEQKAGSRKHLGNLLAQRLPSRLAEAWCAAAGVAATMPLHDVTDKALRKLGAALNGWRIVPSGTEGYRKAEVTLGGVDTRALSSSTMMARDVPGLYFIGEVVDVTGWLGGYNFQWAWASAVAAGQAAAEAARQGRPGQSAA, translated from the coding sequence ATGAGCGGGGCAGCCCAGGCCCGGACCGGCCGGTATGACGTGGCGGTACTGGGCGCCGGCGCCGCGGGCATGATGTGCGCCGCGGTGGCGGGGCAGAACGGCGCGCGCGTGGTGCTGATCGACCATGCCACCCGGCTCGCCGAGAAGATCCGCATCTCGGGCGGCGGCCGCTGCAACTTCACCAACCTGCAGGCCGGGCCCGCCAATTACCTGTCGTCCAATCCGCACTTCTGCCGCTCGGCGCTGGCCCGCTACACGCCGCAGGATTTCCTGGCGCTGATGCGTCGCCATGGCATCGCCTGGCACGAGAAGCACCGCGGCCAGCTGTTCTGCAACGACAGCGCCGAAGACGTGATCGCGATGCTGCGCGCCGAATGCGACACCGGGCAGGTGCGCTGGCAGACCGGCTGCACGGTCGCCGAAATCCGCCGCGAGGGCGACGATTTCCTGCTGCTCACCGCCGCGGGCACGGTGCGGGCCGGCGCGCTGGTGGTGGCCACCGGCGGCCTGTCGATCCCCAAGATCGGCGCCAGCGACTTCGGCTACCGCATTGCCCGGCAGTTCGGGATGGGCATCGTCGAGACCCGGCCGGCGCTGGTGCCGCTGACCTTCGACGGCAACGACTGGGCGCCGTTCGTGCCGCTGGCGGGCGTCTCGCTCGAAGTCGATATCGCCACCGGCAGCGGCAAGGCCGCGGGCGCGTTCCGCGAGGACCTGCTGTGGACGCACCGCGGCCTGTCGGGTCCGGCGGTGCTGCAGATCTCCAGCTACTGGCGTCCCGGCACGCCGGTCGCGATCGACCTGTTCGATGGCGAGGACGCCGCCGCCTGGCTGCTGGAGCAGAAAGCCGGCAGCCGCAAGCACCTGGGCAACCTGCTGGCGCAACGGCTGCCGTCGCGGCTGGCCGAGGCGTGGTGCGCGGCCGCGGGCGTCGCGGCGACGATGCCGCTGCATGACGTGACCGACAAGGCGCTGCGCAAGCTCGGGGCGGCGCTCAACGGCTGGCGCATCGTGCCGTCCGGTACCGAGGGCTATCGCAAGGCCGAGGTCACGCTGGGCGGGGTCGACACCCGGGCATTGTCGTCGTCCACCATGATGGCGCGCGACGTGCCGGGCCTGTATTTCATTGGCGAAGTGGTCGACGTGACCGGCTGGCTCGGAGGCTACAACTTCCAGTGGGCCTGGGCCTCCGCGGTGGCGGCGGGGCAGGCCGCGGCCGAGGCTGCGCGGCAGGGCCGGCCGGGGCAATCCGCAGCCTGA
- a CDS encoding GatB/YqeY domain-containing protein — MSLKARISEDMKTAMRARETERLGTIRLLLAAIKQREVDERVELDDSAVLAVVEKLIKQRKDSIAQFQQAGRNDLADKELAEVEVLKVYMPAALSDEEVAAEVQQAVAATGAAGPQDMGKVMGVLKGKLAGRADMTAVSALVKAALAPK, encoded by the coding sequence ATGTCCCTCAAAGCCCGTATCAGCGAAGACATGAAGACCGCCATGCGTGCGCGCGAGACCGAGCGCCTTGGCACCATCCGCCTGCTGCTGGCGGCGATCAAGCAGCGCGAAGTCGACGAACGCGTCGAACTGGACGACAGCGCCGTGCTGGCCGTGGTCGAAAAGCTGATCAAGCAGCGCAAGGACTCGATCGCGCAGTTCCAGCAGGCCGGCCGCAATGACCTTGCCGACAAGGAACTGGCCGAGGTCGAGGTGCTGAAGGTCTATATGCCCGCCGCGCTGTCGGATGAGGAAGTGGCCGCCGAGGTGCAGCAGGCCGTGGCCGCCACCGGCGCCGCCGGCCCGCAGGATATGGGCAAGGTCATGGGCGTGCTCAAGGGCAAGCTGGCCGGCCGTGCCGACATGACCGCCGTATCCGCGCTGGTCAAGGCCGCGCTTGCACCAAAGTAA
- the rpsU gene encoding 30S ribosomal protein S21 has protein sequence MTTIRLKENEPFEVALRRFKRTIEKNGLLPELRAREFYEKPTAARKRKKAAAEKRHYKRIRSQMLQKKLY, from the coding sequence ATGACTACGATCCGCCTCAAGGAAAACGAGCCTTTTGAAGTTGCCCTGCGCCGTTTCAAGCGCACCATCGAAAAGAACGGCCTGCTCCCGGAACTGCGGGCTCGCGAGTTTTACGAAAAGCCCACCGCCGCGCGCAAGCGCAAGAAGGCTGCGGCAGAGAAGCGCCATTACAAGCGCATCCGCAGCCAGATGCTGCAGAAGAAGCTGTACTGA